A genomic stretch from Acidimicrobiales bacterium includes:
- a CDS encoding FtsW/RodA/SpoVE family cell cycle protein: protein MTHRRNTELGLMLLVVVITAGAYVLASLGADAQIPANIVPFLVGVLGLLLLGHLALRRLAPDANPILLPVAALLNGLGYVVIAGLDEQLARQQAVWTAVGIGAFVGTLVVVKRPRDLERYRYTFAVVGLGLLLLPLLPVIGRTINGSRIWVAIGPVNFQPGEVAKVVLALFFAAYLADQRELIATSTWKVGPLRLPDPKYLGPIVIAWLVSLVVMVYQRDLGSSLLFFALFVVMLWVATERPSFLVLGAGLFGVGAYIAWRLFGHVQERVEIWFDPWQDPSGSGYQIIQGLFAMAFGGVAGTGLGLGGQVRIPASENDFIFAVIAEQLGLLGGTLVIVAFLLMVGAGLRIALLADHAFDKLLATGLTLLLGVQAFIIIGGVTRLLPLTGVTLPFVSYGGSSLVVNYVLLALLLRLSDRRSTRPAAVEATEAPVAGRVGP, encoded by the coding sequence GTGACCCACCGCCGGAACACCGAGCTGGGGCTGATGCTCCTGGTCGTCGTCATCACCGCCGGGGCCTACGTCCTGGCCAGCCTCGGCGCCGATGCGCAGATCCCGGCGAACATCGTCCCGTTCCTCGTCGGGGTCCTCGGTCTGCTCCTGCTCGGCCACCTGGCGCTGCGGCGACTGGCCCCCGACGCCAACCCGATCCTGCTCCCCGTCGCCGCGCTCCTGAACGGCCTCGGCTACGTCGTCATCGCCGGCCTCGACGAGCAGCTCGCCCGCCAGCAGGCCGTGTGGACCGCCGTCGGGATCGGCGCCTTCGTCGGCACGTTGGTCGTCGTGAAGCGGCCCCGCGACCTCGAGCGCTACCGCTACACGTTCGCCGTCGTCGGCCTGGGGCTCCTGTTGCTGCCGCTGCTCCCGGTGATCGGCCGGACGATCAACGGCAGCCGGATCTGGGTGGCCATCGGCCCCGTCAACTTCCAGCCCGGCGAGGTGGCCAAGGTCGTCCTCGCCCTCTTCTTCGCCGCGTACCTGGCCGACCAGCGCGAGCTCATCGCCACGAGCACCTGGAAGGTGGGACCGCTCCGTCTCCCCGACCCGAAGTACCTCGGTCCGATCGTCATCGCCTGGCTCGTCTCGCTCGTCGTGATGGTGTACCAGCGCGACCTCGGGTCGTCGCTGCTCTTCTTCGCGCTGTTCGTCGTGATGCTCTGGGTGGCCACCGAGCGACCGTCCTTCCTCGTGCTCGGCGCCGGCCTGTTCGGCGTGGGCGCCTACATCGCCTGGCGGCTCTTCGGCCACGTGCAGGAGCGCGTCGAGATCTGGTTCGACCCGTGGCAGGACCCCAGCGGATCGGGCTACCAGATCATCCAGGGACTGTTCGCGATGGCCTTCGGCGGCGTGGCCGGCACGGGGCTGGGCCTCGGTGGCCAGGTCCGCATCCCGGCCAGCGAGAACGACTTCATCTTCGCCGTCATCGCCGAGCAGCTCGGGTTGCTCGGCGGCACCCTCGTCATCGTCGCGTTCCTGTTGATGGTCGGGGCCGGGCTGCGCATCGCGCTGCTCGCCGACCACGCCTTCGACAAGCTCCTCGCCACCGGGCTCACCCTGTTGCTCGGGGTGCAGGCGTTCATCATCATCGGGGGCGTCACCCGGCTCCTGCCGCTCACCGGCGTCACGCTCCCGTTCGTCTCCTACGGCGGTTCGTCCCTGGTCGTGAACTACGTCCTGTTGGCCCTGCTGCTCCGGTTGAGCGACCGGCGCAGCACGCGGCCGGCGGCGGTCGAGGCGACCGAGGCACCCGTCGCCGGCCGCGTCGGGCCGTGA
- a CDS encoding SDR family oxidoreductase: MTAVADRARDPDALRGQVAVVAGATRGAGRGIAVGLGECGATVICTGRTTRAEGSARSDYDRPETIEETAELVDAAGGEGVAVAVDHLVADEVAALADRVRADHGRLDVLVNDIWGGEVLAGSPADWDRPLWAMDLDEGLRMLRLAVDTHLITSHHLLPLLVERPGGLVVEVTDGTAAYNATHYRISVFYDLAKVSVQRLAFSQGHELAAVGGTAVALTPGFLRSEMMLEAFGVTEANWRDALVAAPGAEAPLAPPDFALSETPRFVGRAVAALAADPDRARWNQASVSSGQLAGVYGFTDVDGSRPDIWPVIEAATEPGSADASGGESASPAG, translated from the coding sequence GTGACCGCGGTGGCCGACCGGGCGCGCGATCCCGACGCCCTGCGCGGACAGGTGGCGGTCGTCGCGGGAGCCACCCGGGGCGCCGGTCGGGGCATCGCCGTCGGCCTCGGGGAGTGCGGGGCGACGGTGATCTGCACCGGCCGCACCACCCGGGCCGAGGGCTCGGCCCGGTCCGACTACGACCGCCCCGAGACCATCGAGGAGACCGCCGAGCTGGTCGACGCCGCCGGGGGTGAGGGGGTGGCCGTCGCCGTCGATCACCTCGTGGCCGACGAGGTGGCGGCGCTCGCCGACCGGGTGCGGGCCGACCACGGGCGACTCGACGTGCTCGTCAACGACATCTGGGGCGGTGAGGTGCTGGCCGGCAGCCCCGCCGACTGGGACCGCCCGCTCTGGGCGATGGACCTCGACGAGGGCCTGCGGATGCTGCGCCTCGCCGTCGACACCCACCTGATCACGTCCCACCACCTCCTCCCGCTGCTGGTCGAGCGACCCGGCGGCCTGGTCGTCGAGGTCACCGACGGCACCGCCGCCTACAACGCCACGCACTACCGGATCTCCGTCTTCTACGACCTGGCCAAGGTGTCGGTGCAGCGCCTCGCCTTCTCCCAGGGCCACGAGCTGGCCGCGGTGGGCGGAACGGCGGTCGCCCTCACCCCCGGGTTCCTCCGATCGGAGATGATGCTCGAGGCGTTCGGGGTCACCGAGGCGAACTGGCGCGACGCGCTGGTGGCCGCGCCCGGCGCGGAGGCACCGCTGGCGCCGCCCGACTTCGCCCTGTCGGAGACGCCCCGGTTCGTCGGACGGGCGGTCGCCGCGCTGGCCGCCGACCCGGACCGCGCCCGCTGGAACCAGGCGTCGGTCAGCTCCGGTCAGCTGGCCGGCGTGTACGGGTTCACCGACGTCGACGGCTCTCGCCCCGACATCTGGCCGGTCATCGAGGCGGCCACCGAACCCGGGTCGGCCGACGCTTCCGGCGGAGAGTCCGCTTCCCCGGCCGGTTGA
- a CDS encoding FHA domain-containing protein, producing MSDQLLFLLKLCLLALLYLFFFRVVRAVWAELRTPEPASAPVPAAGVAAAPAAADPAANASSRRERKAAARAAKAAPRLVVVEPADQRGRAYPLGNEASIGRAAGCQITVDDTFVSQIHARVFARDGQWMVEDLGSTNGTWMNRQKVAGPVAVNRGDRVQVGNTVLELR from the coding sequence GTGTCCGACCAGCTCCTCTTCCTGTTGAAGCTGTGCCTCCTCGCGCTGCTCTACCTCTTCTTCTTCCGGGTGGTGCGCGCCGTGTGGGCCGAGCTGCGGACGCCCGAGCCCGCCTCGGCGCCGGTGCCCGCCGCCGGCGTCGCCGCGGCACCGGCCGCAGCCGACCCTGCGGCGAACGCGTCGTCGCGTCGGGAACGCAAGGCGGCGGCACGGGCCGCGAAGGCCGCACCCCGGCTCGTCGTGGTCGAACCCGCCGACCAGCGGGGCCGCGCCTACCCCCTCGGCAACGAGGCCTCGATCGGCCGCGCCGCCGGGTGCCAGATCACCGTCGACGACACCTTCGTCTCGCAGATCCACGCCCGGGTGTTCGCCCGCGACGGCCAGTGGATGGTCGAGGACCTCGGGTCGACCAACGGGACGTGGATGAACCGCCAGAAGGTGGCCGGCCCCGTGGCGGTCAACCGGGGTGATCGCGTACAGGTGGGCAACACGGTCCTGGAGCTGCGGTGA
- a CDS encoding penicillin-binding transpeptidase domain-containing protein, with protein MNRSIRRLGIGLVVCYLALFVKLNWIQVVDAPDLQANPLNTAEIRQDFNRPRGAITSADGALLAQSIPNPDPESEFERLRVYPEGDLFGHVTGYFSFQYGATGIERQYTDELTGQTFTQQVRGLGDLLVQEENVGNVTVSVRRDLQQVARDELGEREGSVVALDPRTGEMLAFWSYPSFDPNLLSGTDIAATQDAWGLLNLAPGAPLQAHQYQERYFPGSTFKIVTGSNGLQSGRVTNEEPVYPRVSSYTPPQTNLPISNFGGQVCGGALPEILRVSCNSSFAQMGQETIGAADMIRGSEAFGFNQSVPIDMPAPARSNFPTDVVTNPPKLAQASIGQSDVAATPMQMAMVTGAVTNGGTIMTPHLMTSIRDSEGAVVREAEVRPWLSAVSPEHAETMRVDLLGVVERGTATGLQIPGFEVGGKTGTAQLGTDPPRSHTWIVGFAGPPGQPATVAVAVVVLNQSGGSEATGGRVAAPIARAVLEASLGVR; from the coding sequence GTGAACCGCAGCATCCGCCGCCTCGGCATCGGCCTGGTCGTCTGCTACCTGGCGCTGTTCGTCAAGCTCAACTGGATCCAGGTCGTCGACGCCCCGGACCTCCAGGCCAACCCCCTCAACACCGCCGAGATCCGCCAGGACTTCAACCGGCCCCGTGGCGCCATCACCTCGGCCGACGGCGCGCTGTTGGCCCAGAGCATCCCGAACCCCGACCCCGAGTCGGAGTTCGAGCGGCTGCGCGTCTACCCGGAGGGCGACCTCTTCGGTCACGTCACCGGCTACTTCTCGTTCCAGTACGGGGCGACCGGCATCGAGCGCCAGTACACCGACGAGCTCACCGGGCAGACCTTCACCCAGCAGGTCCGAGGCCTGGGCGACCTGCTCGTCCAGGAGGAGAACGTCGGCAACGTCACCGTCTCGGTGCGCCGGGACCTCCAGCAGGTGGCCCGCGACGAGCTCGGCGAGCGCGAGGGATCGGTGGTGGCGCTCGATCCGCGCACCGGGGAGATGCTGGCCTTCTGGAGCTACCCGAGCTTCGACCCGAACCTGTTGAGCGGGACCGACATCGCCGCCACCCAGGACGCGTGGGGCCTGCTCAACCTCGCGCCCGGCGCACCCCTGCAGGCCCACCAGTACCAGGAGCGGTACTTCCCCGGCTCCACGTTCAAGATCGTCACGGGCTCGAACGGGCTGCAGAGCGGTCGGGTCACCAACGAAGAGCCGGTGTACCCACGGGTCTCGAGCTACACCCCGCCGCAGACCAACCTGCCCATCTCGAACTTCGGCGGCCAGGTCTGCGGGGGCGCGCTCCCCGAGATCCTGCGCGTGTCGTGCAACTCCTCGTTCGCCCAGATGGGCCAGGAGACCATCGGGGCGGCGGACATGATCCGGGGCTCGGAGGCGTTCGGCTTCAACCAGAGCGTCCCCATCGACATGCCGGCACCGGCCCGGTCGAACTTCCCGACCGACGTGGTGACCAACCCGCCGAAGCTGGCCCAGGCGTCGATCGGGCAGAGCGACGTCGCCGCCACCCCCATGCAGATGGCGATGGTCACCGGCGCCGTCACCAACGGCGGCACGATCATGACGCCGCACCTGATGACCTCGATCCGCGACAGCGAGGGGGCCGTCGTGCGCGAGGCGGAGGTGCGCCCGTGGCTGTCGGCGGTGTCGCCCGAGCACGCCGAGACCATGCGCGTCGACCTCCTCGGGGTCGTGGAGCGGGGCACCGCCACCGGTCTGCAGATCCCCGGCTTCGAGGTCGGCGGCAAGACCGGCACCGCCCAGCTCGGCACCGACCCGCCGCGCAGCCACACGTGGATCGTCGGCTTCGCCGGGCCGCCGGGACAGCCCGCCACCGTGGCGGTCGCGGTCGTGGTGCTGAACCAGAGCGGCGGCAGCGAGGCCACCGGCGGCCGGGTCGCGGCCCCCATCGCCCGCGCCGTGCTCGAGGCGTCGCTCGGGGTCCGATGA
- a CDS encoding PPOX class F420-dependent oxidoreductase, whose amino-acid sequence MGYTDAPEGWWREFVTASPARTAKLAVTRADGSPHVAPVWVDLDGDEVVFMTSAETIKGRSILRVGKVALCWDDERPPFDFVTVTGTTTTSTDPGELLAWGTRIAARYMGEDRAEAYGRRNAVPPEMVVRVSPTHIVAKRAVAD is encoded by the coding sequence ATGGGCTACACCGACGCACCGGAGGGCTGGTGGCGCGAGTTCGTCACCGCGTCACCGGCCCGCACCGCCAAGCTGGCCGTCACCCGGGCCGACGGCAGCCCCCACGTGGCCCCCGTCTGGGTCGACCTCGACGGCGACGAGGTCGTCTTCATGACGTCGGCCGAGACGATCAAGGGCCGGTCGATCCTGCGGGTCGGCAAGGTGGCGCTGTGCTGGGACGACGAGCGGCCCCCGTTCGACTTCGTCACCGTCACCGGCACCACGACCACCTCGACGGACCCCGGTGAGCTGTTGGCATGGGGGACCCGCATCGCCGCCCGCTACATGGGCGAGGACCGGGCCGAGGCCTACGGCCGACGCAACGCCGTGCCCCCCGAGATGGTGGTGCGGGTCAGCCCGACCCACATCGTGGCGAAGCGGGCCGTGGCCGACTGA
- a CDS encoding DUF3662 and FHA domain-containing protein, which translates to MGLKAFERRLEHAVEGMFSRVFKSGVRPIEIGRRLTREMDDHRTLDVRGRVVAPNSFTVRISTDDHDSFVDIADSLCRELCDAAREHARDESYGFLGPVEVELVVDPDQRTGTFAVDARLREGPGGTGAGSLMLPTGERYVLREGTVTVGRLPECDITVVDPNVSRQHAQIRSRGDGFVVVDLGSTNGTRVNGVRVSERELHDGDELGFGNVRLTFQAS; encoded by the coding sequence GTGGGTCTCAAGGCGTTCGAACGTCGGTTGGAGCACGCCGTCGAGGGCATGTTCTCCCGGGTCTTCAAGAGCGGGGTCCGGCCCATCGAGATCGGCCGGCGCCTCACCAGGGAGATGGACGACCACCGCACCCTCGACGTCCGGGGGCGGGTGGTGGCCCCCAACTCCTTCACGGTGCGCATCTCCACCGACGACCACGACAGCTTCGTCGACATCGCCGACAGCCTCTGCCGCGAGCTCTGCGACGCGGCGCGTGAGCACGCCCGCGACGAGTCCTACGGCTTCCTCGGCCCCGTCGAGGTCGAGCTCGTCGTCGATCCCGACCAGCGCACCGGCACGTTCGCGGTCGACGCCCGCCTCCGGGAGGGGCCGGGTGGCACCGGTGCCGGCTCCCTCATGCTGCCCACCGGGGAGCGCTACGTGCTGCGCGAGGGCACCGTGACCGTCGGGCGCCTCCCCGAGTGCGACATCACCGTCGTCGACCCCAACGTCAGTCGCCAGCACGCCCAGATCCGGTCGCGGGGCGACGGCTTCGTGGTGGTCGACCTGGGGTCCACGAACGGCACGCGGGTGAACGGCGTGCGAGTGAGCGAGCGCGAGCTCCACGACGGCGACGAGCTCGGGTTCGGCAACGTGCGGCTCACGTTCCAGGCCTCCTAG
- a CDS encoding succinic semialdehyde dehydrogenase, producing the protein MADIAQARVTTGPTRADTPPDVAGPPPDAVPAGVGAAPVAAQVLDAVRVAHLASLVTTVADRPRQASHAPFDGSLVGEVPTCTAEDVVAAVARARAAQRDWAARPLAERADAVLRFHDLVLDRQAELLDVTQVETGKSRLSALEECLDVAMTARYYARTARRHLRPSRRQGAVPGLTRTVVHHHPKGVVGVISPWNYPLTLAVSDAVPALLAGNGIVLKPDAQTPFTALAVIELLYEAGVPRDLFQVVTGSGSTLGTPMIDHVDHLMFTGSTATGRIVAEQCGRRLIDVSAELGGKNPMIVLADADVDATVEAAVRACFSNSGQLCISIERLYVEDPAYDRFVPAFADRVASMVIGPGFGWEVEIGCLASRDQLEAVSRHVDDAVAKGARVLAGGRARPDLGPLFYEPTLLEGVTAEMELHRTETFGPVVAVERVRDADDAVERANDTCYGLNASIWTVPRRGEALARRIRAGTVNVNEGYAAAWASHDAPMGGMGDSGLGRRHGREGILKYTEAQTVAVQRLLPIGPVPGMAPETYARVMTTAARVMRRLPFLK; encoded by the coding sequence ATGGCCGACATCGCCCAGGCACGAGTGACCACGGGCCCCACGCGGGCCGACACGCCCCCTGACGTCGCGGGCCCGCCCCCCGACGCCGTGCCGGCCGGGGTCGGCGCGGCCCCGGTGGCGGCCCAGGTCCTCGACGCCGTCCGTGTGGCGCACCTGGCGTCGCTCGTCACCACGGTCGCCGATCGGCCTCGCCAGGCGTCGCACGCCCCCTTCGACGGCTCGCTCGTCGGCGAGGTGCCCACCTGCACGGCGGAGGACGTCGTGGCGGCGGTCGCCCGAGCCCGGGCGGCGCAACGGGACTGGGCCGCCCGACCCCTCGCCGAACGGGCCGACGCCGTCCTGCGCTTCCACGACCTCGTGCTCGACCGCCAGGCGGAGCTGCTCGACGTCACCCAGGTGGAGACCGGGAAGTCGCGCCTGAGCGCGCTCGAGGAGTGCCTCGACGTGGCCATGACCGCCCGCTACTACGCCCGGACCGCCCGCCGCCACCTGCGGCCCTCCCGCCGCCAGGGCGCCGTCCCCGGGCTCACCCGGACCGTCGTGCACCACCACCCGAAGGGCGTGGTGGGCGTCATCAGCCCATGGAACTACCCGCTCACCCTCGCGGTCAGCGACGCCGTCCCGGCCCTGCTCGCCGGCAACGGGATCGTCCTCAAGCCCGACGCCCAGACCCCGTTCACCGCCCTCGCCGTCATCGAGTTGCTGTACGAGGCAGGTGTCCCCCGCGACCTCTTCCAGGTGGTCACCGGCTCGGGGTCGACGCTCGGCACGCCGATGATCGACCACGTCGACCACCTCATGTTCACCGGCTCCACGGCCACCGGGCGCATCGTCGCCGAGCAGTGCGGGCGGCGGCTGATCGACGTGTCCGCCGAGCTCGGCGGGAAGAACCCGATGATCGTGCTGGCCGACGCCGACGTCGACGCCACCGTCGAGGCCGCCGTGCGGGCGTGCTTCTCCAACTCGGGTCAGCTGTGCATCAGCATCGAACGGCTCTACGTGGAGGACCCGGCGTACGACCGGTTCGTCCCTGCGTTCGCCGACCGGGTGGCGTCCATGGTGATCGGGCCCGGCTTCGGGTGGGAGGTCGAGATCGGCTGCCTCGCCAGCCGCGACCAGCTCGAGGCGGTGTCGCGCCACGTCGACGACGCGGTGGCCAAGGGCGCTCGCGTGCTCGCCGGCGGACGGGCCCGTCCGGACCTGGGCCCCCTCTTCTACGAGCCGACCCTGCTGGAGGGCGTCACCGCCGAGATGGAGCTCCACCGCACCGAGACGTTCGGCCCGGTCGTCGCCGTCGAGCGGGTCCGGGACGCCGACGACGCCGTCGAGCGGGCCAACGACACCTGCTACGGGCTGAACGCCAGCATCTGGACAGTGCCGCGCCGTGGGGAGGCGCTGGCGCGCCGCATCAGGGCCGGCACGGTGAACGTCAACGAGGGGTACGCCGCCGCCTGGGCGTCGCACGACGCGCCGATGGGCGGCATGGGCGACTCGGGCCTCGGTCGCCGCCACGGGCGCGAGGGGATCCTCAAGTACACCGAGGCGCAGACGGTCGCCGTGCAGCGCCTGCTCCCCATCGGCCCCGTCCCCGGCATGGCGCCTGAGACCTACGCTCGGGTCATGACGACCGCGGCGAGGGTCATGCGCCGGCTTCCCTTCCTGAAGTGA
- a CDS encoding Stp1/IreP family PP2C-type Ser/Thr phosphatase, producing the protein MTRFVWGDASDIGRVRSANEDAALAVDGLFAVADGMGGHRGGDVASHLALEVLQERFVSAGTDVLVDAVQEANHAVVSQAVADEGLKGMGTTLCAMALVDAGGEDAIAVVNVGDSRLYLLSDGALTQITEDHSLVATMERQGRLTRAEAAVHPQRNILTRALGIDSAVLVDSWEIVPVVGDRYLICSDGLFNEVDDNRLAATLRRLADPTEAARELVRLANESGGRDNITCVVVDVVDATAVDASTPPSITRVSPVPALTAGAAARPVEVAADPPDEPRRRRRRDPDRPRSRFTWRVALFLVALVAVVAAAVGAVYWTGTSTYYVAVEGDQVAIFRGKPGGVLWISPELVEVTALSIDQVPPASRLDVEAGREQATLDDARRYVANLFDQISMSTTTTTSTTTTVPTTAVPFVGLDPGAPDPAAPDPAAPDPAAPDPAAVAPQPVP; encoded by the coding sequence GTGACCCGGTTCGTGTGGGGCGACGCCAGCGACATCGGTCGCGTGCGGTCGGCGAACGAGGACGCCGCGCTCGCCGTCGACGGACTGTTCGCGGTGGCCGACGGGATGGGCGGGCACCGTGGGGGCGACGTCGCCAGCCACCTCGCCCTCGAGGTCCTCCAGGAGCGGTTCGTCTCGGCCGGCACGGACGTGCTCGTCGACGCCGTGCAGGAGGCCAACCACGCCGTCGTGTCCCAGGCGGTGGCCGACGAGGGACTGAAGGGCATGGGCACCACGTTGTGCGCCATGGCCCTCGTCGACGCCGGCGGTGAGGACGCCATCGCCGTCGTCAACGTCGGCGACTCGCGCCTCTACCTGCTCTCCGACGGTGCGCTCACCCAGATCACCGAGGACCACAGCCTCGTCGCCACGATGGAGCGCCAGGGCCGCCTCACGCGAGCCGAGGCCGCGGTGCACCCCCAGCGCAACATCCTGACCCGCGCCCTCGGGATCGACAGCGCCGTGCTCGTCGACTCCTGGGAGATCGTGCCCGTCGTCGGCGACCGGTACCTGATCTGCAGCGACGGGCTGTTCAACGAGGTGGACGACAACCGCCTCGCCGCCACACTCCGCCGCCTGGCCGACCCGACCGAGGCGGCGCGTGAGCTCGTCCGTCTGGCCAACGAGTCCGGGGGGCGCGACAACATCACCTGCGTGGTGGTCGACGTCGTCGACGCCACGGCCGTCGACGCGTCGACGCCGCCGAGCATCACGAGGGTCTCGCCGGTCCCCGCGCTCACCGCGGGCGCGGCGGCCCGGCCCGTCGAGGTGGCCGCCGACCCTCCCGACGAACCGCGTCGTCGCCGCCGCAGGGACCCCGACCGCCCCCGCAGCCGCTTCACCTGGCGGGTGGCGCTCTTCCTCGTCGCGCTCGTCGCCGTCGTCGCCGCGGCGGTGGGGGCCGTGTACTGGACCGGCACCAGCACCTACTACGTCGCCGTCGAGGGCGACCAGGTCGCCATCTTCCGGGGGAAGCCCGGCGGCGTGCTGTGGATCTCGCCGGAGCTCGTCGAGGTCACCGCGCTGTCGATCGACCAGGTGCCCCCCGCCTCTCGCCTCGACGTCGAGGCCGGTCGCGAGCAGGCCACCCTCGACGACGCCCGGCGCTACGTGGCGAACCTCTTCGACCAGATCTCGATGTCGACGACGACCACGACGTCGACGACCACGACGGTGCCGACCACCGCCGTGCCCTTCGTGGGCCTCGATCCCGGGGCCCCCGATCCCGCGGCGCCCGATCCCGCGGCGCCCGATCCCGCAGCGCCCGATCCCGCAGCGGTCGCGCCCCAACCCGTCCCGTGA